Proteins co-encoded in one Streptococcus parauberis NCFD 2020 genomic window:
- a CDS encoding helix-turn-helix domain-containing protein, with protein MIRINLDLVMAQKHISAGRLAELIELTPANLSILKNNKAKAIRFSTLNALCRELDCQPGDILGLPTLLPPLGSLDKLVRLD; from the coding sequence ATGATACGTATAAACTTAGATCTGGTCATGGCCCAGAAACACATCAGCGCCGGTCGCCTTGCGGAATTGATCGAGCTAACACCTGCCAATTTATCCATTTTGAAAAACAATAAGGCCAAGGCGATCCGCTTCTCAACCTTAAATGCCCTCTGCCGCGAGTTGGATTGTCAGCCAGGTGATATTTTGGGCCTTCCAACTCTCCTACCTCCTCTTGGATCTTTAGATAAGCTAGTTAGACTGGATTGA
- a CDS encoding Spy0128 family protein, with the protein MRNFYKLFALLLMAMTSILSVENIQQVNASEITNYINNTSVIYGGKPLDSTTTNETVQPYRRFSITSSFDFPDEQTILSGDSLTLTIPKELRFYGAIPPFNVTNDGGDVVGVATVNASTQPNSVSVVFTDQFSKVPENKKMNLNFELVANENVLTTGEKVNTTIGGTPIAFTYQPGTGVGIDQNILKYSYKDNVDPDIIHWVAIVNAGQKPITNMVISDTLGQHQTFIDGSLKLDRLEIKADDPIDNETEAKSRTVIGNHASEVIFNSEKTQMTFTDSVGYISNINGKDYGNAYYIRYSSKIDRSTSGEMKSFDNTISVSGSNISTVSKNANYNDESGSGNASSSKSENVILKTKKNLIGKDAVLTENQFHFELYNKDDLSKPIQTKGNNADGTIIFDAIKYSQVGTYNYIIKEVIPAPEDREPGFTYDTNEVIVTVTVTKEANGVYMGATSYGSTTEFTNKYTSTISVKGTKIWVNDNKKNRPATLQVQLYANDVAVEGKITSINSDNTYSFENLPKYDENSDLIMYTVKEINVPKGYRVSYDPTGLNITNTYTPTSTQAKISVTKNLTGRELKSGEFEFTLSGEDGNKVETVKNGADGSVNFSSISYDKAGTYKYIIEETNTELSGITYDTTPITVTVTVIEDDEGKLEAKVTYENEDTSFENTYTPKMPSNHKPTKIVKSPYNRVVSKIKALLPSTGEKSTIILSLLGISILVFVIRRQRKNK; encoded by the coding sequence TTGAGAAATTTTTATAAACTATTTGCATTGCTATTAATGGCTATGACATCTATATTAAGTGTGGAAAACATTCAACAAGTAAATGCTTCAGAAATAACGAATTATATAAATAATACTAGTGTAATATATGGCGGAAAACCATTAGATTCTACAACAACTAATGAGACAGTACAGCCATATAGAAGGTTTTCTATAACTTCAAGTTTTGATTTTCCAGATGAACAAACAATTCTTTCTGGTGACAGTTTAACTTTAACAATCCCCAAAGAATTACGATTTTATGGTGCTATTCCGCCTTTTAACGTCACAAATGATGGTGGCGATGTTGTGGGGGTGGCTACTGTAAATGCTTCTACTCAGCCAAATAGTGTGAGTGTTGTATTTACCGATCAGTTTTCAAAAGTTCCTGAAAATAAAAAGATGAATTTAAATTTTGAGTTGGTAGCAAATGAAAACGTTTTAACTACTGGGGAAAAAGTTAATACTACAATTGGGGGTACTCCAATAGCATTTACCTACCAGCCGGGTACAGGAGTTGGTATAGATCAAAATATTCTAAAATATTCTTATAAAGATAACGTAGATCCTGATATAATTCATTGGGTAGCTATTGTTAATGCGGGACAAAAACCCATAACAAACATGGTAATTTCAGATACTTTAGGGCAACACCAAACATTTATTGATGGATCCCTAAAATTAGATAGACTTGAAATAAAAGCTGATGATCCAATTGATAATGAAACAGAGGCAAAATCCAGAACTGTAATAGGGAATCACGCAAGTGAAGTCATTTTTAACTCAGAGAAGACTCAGATGACTTTTACGGATTCAGTGGGTTATATTTCTAATATAAACGGAAAAGACTATGGAAATGCATATTATATAAGATATTCAAGTAAAATTGATCGAAGTACGTCTGGAGAAATGAAATCATTTGATAATACAATAAGTGTTTCAGGATCAAATATTTCTACTGTTTCAAAAAATGCCAATTATAATGATGAGAGTGGTTCAGGGAACGCCTCCTCAAGTAAATCAGAAAATGTAATATTAAAAACTAAGAAAAATTTAATCGGTAAAGATGCAGTTCTCACAGAAAATCAATTCCATTTTGAATTATATAATAAAGATGATTTATCTAAGCCAATTCAAACTAAAGGAAACAATGCTGATGGAACAATAATTTTTGATGCTATTAAATATTCTCAGGTTGGAACATACAACTATATTATAAAAGAGGTTATTCCAGCACCTGAAGATAGGGAGCCGGGATTTACCTATGATACAAATGAGGTTATAGTAACCGTAACAGTTACTAAAGAGGCAAATGGAGTCTACATGGGAGCAACAAGTTATGGCTCTACAACGGAATTTACTAACAAGTATACCTCAACTATTTCTGTGAAGGGAACAAAAATTTGGGTTAATGATAATAAAAAGAACCGCCCCGCTACCCTGCAAGTGCAACTCTATGCTAATGACGTTGCAGTTGAAGGAAAAATAACTTCAATTAATTCTGACAATACATATAGTTTCGAAAATTTACCTAAGTATGATGAAAATAGTGATTTAATTATGTATACTGTCAAAGAGATTAATGTTCCAAAAGGATACCGTGTTTCTTACGATCCTACGGGATTAAATATAACAAACACCTATACACCGACAAGTACCCAAGCAAAAATTTCAGTGACAAAAAATCTAACTGGTCGAGAGTTAAAATCGGGTGAGTTTGAATTTACTTTAAGTGGTGAAGATGGCAACAAAGTGGAAACAGTTAAAAATGGAGCAGATGGTTCCGTAAACTTCTCAAGTATTAGTTATGATAAAGCAGGAACATATAAGTATATCATTGAAGAAACCAATACAGAACTTTCAGGTATTACTTATGATACAACTCCAATAACTGTAACTGTAACAGTTATTGAAGACGATGAAGGAAAACTGGAAGCTAAGGTCACATATGAGAATGAGGATACAAGCTTTGAAAACACCTATACACCCAAAATGCCTTCTAATCATAAACCAACAAAAATTGTGAAATCACCTTACAATAGAGTAGTTTCAAAAATTAAAGCGTTATTACCATCTACAGGTGAAAAAAGTACAATAATATTATCTTTACTAGGTATTTCAATTTTAGTATTTGTTATAAGGAGACAAAGAAAGAATAAGTAA
- a CDS encoding TetR/AcrR family transcriptional regulator, with amino-acid sequence MKKWESMENKIFIAYSQLLSEIFDRKIKVTDIIEICGISRRTFYNYFSSTNDLHLQIIIFMQDEINLILNDNTIFENGTSKKVLNYLFSNKDLFFNIINYYPDIDKISNAFIKSTFQNYSEESFYVNLNRSMVIPTDYLFDVYVSIIQTIVFRWIKNYCTESSEEILLIINNATAHIKIGEALN; translated from the coding sequence ATGAAAAAATGGGAAAGTATGGAAAACAAAATATTTATCGCTTATAGTCAGTTACTTTCAGAAATATTTGACAGAAAAATTAAAGTTACTGATATTATAGAAATTTGTGGAATTAGTCGACGAACATTTTATAATTATTTTTCATCAACAAATGATTTGCATTTACAAATAATTATTTTTATGCAAGATGAAATTAATTTAATTTTAAACGATAATACGATTTTTGAAAATGGAACATCAAAGAAAGTTCTAAACTATTTATTTTCAAATAAAGATTTATTTTTTAATATAATAAATTATTACCCAGATATTGATAAAATTAGTAATGCATTCATAAAGTCAACATTTCAAAATTATTCAGAGGAAAGTTTTTATGTCAACTTAAATAGATCAATGGTGATACCTACAGATTATTTATTTGATGTCTATGTTTCAATTATTCAAACTATAGTTTTTAGGTGGATAAAAAATTACTGTACTGAATCTAGTGAAGAAATTTTATTAATAATAAATAATGCAACTGCACACATTAAGATTGGGGAGGCTTTAAATTGA
- a CDS encoding ATP-binding cassette domain-containing protein, producing MLLKTEKLSYWYTNKEDYLFKDLSVEFTSGKVYAILGQSGSGKTTLLSLLSGLDNPKEGSVMYGNETIEKNGLTKYRQNSVSTIFQAYNLLTYMTARENVKTALEISGKSSQDETIEKLFEKVGIAKDLIDKPVLKLSGGQQQRVAIVRALATNHEIIIADEPTGNLDEKTTDDIVNIFRTIAHDEGKLVIIVTHEQSVANQADFVYELSNKELVKIS from the coding sequence ATATTGTTAAAAACTGAAAAATTAAGTTATTGGTATACAAATAAAGAAGATTATTTATTTAAAGATTTATCGGTTGAATTTACAAGTGGGAAAGTTTATGCTATTTTAGGTCAATCAGGTAGTGGTAAGACTACATTATTGTCACTGTTATCTGGTTTAGATAATCCAAAAGAGGGTAGTGTAATGTATGGTAATGAAACTATTGAAAAAAATGGATTAACCAAATATAGACAAAATTCGGTTTCAACTATCTTTCAAGCATATAATCTACTAACCTATATGACTGCTCGTGAAAATGTAAAAACAGCACTAGAAATTTCAGGAAAATCAAGTCAAGATGAGACAATTGAAAAATTATTCGAAAAAGTTGGAATAGCTAAAGATTTAATTGACAAACCTGTTTTGAAGTTATCAGGGGGTCAGCAACAACGAGTTGCTATTGTTAGAGCTTTAGCAACAAACCATGAAATAATTATTGCAGATGAACCAACAGGTAATCTTGATGAAAAAACAACTGATGATATTGTCAATATTTTTAGAACTATTGCTCATGATGAAGGTAAGTTAGTAATTATTGTGACACATGAACAATCTGTAGCAAATCAAGCTGACTTTGTTTATGAATTATCAAACAAAGAATTAGTCAAAATTAGTTAA
- a CDS encoding ABC transporter permease, whose product MNFLKRAWLATKAKKGRSILLTLVTTAILIFVLAGITIKNASSVAVENAKKETGSTISLQLNRDYMMSQMKPPSSSGSSIINSKIISIPTSVAKKLAKNSVVSSYLFSTTTTANASKGVEAISTSANNNTSTSDSKGPQMESGDFTITGVSDTEKVSEFKSSTNKISKGTGITSDTANNYAIISSDLADSNKLEVGGKFSITKTVNNKTVTQELTIIGIYKSSSSVNSAQLQNSSSNPQNNIYTNIATVNSLKGSTDTIDSATYTVSNPDKLNSLLKNMKKEINSKKYSLVSSEEMYKQMLQPLNNISSIAQNIILLVSIAGAIILTLIVMLSIRERRYEIGVLMSLGENRFKIIAQFFTELLIVTLVSLSLASLAGNYVGNVLGNQLISKNTTQQTQPIGSNSRQGNVPPGQGTPPGHGTPPGHGINSGSMGSTANPKGVTKDLDITMGAQDVVKLGGMSLIISFISTCLASIGILKQKPKDILTSN is encoded by the coding sequence ATGAATTTTTTAAAGAGAGCTTGGTTAGCAACAAAAGCTAAAAAAGGTCGATCAATACTATTAACTTTAGTTACCACTGCAATATTGATATTTGTTTTAGCTGGAATAACAATAAAAAATGCATCAAGTGTCGCTGTTGAAAATGCTAAGAAGGAAACAGGTTCAACTATATCATTACAATTAAATAGAGATTATATGATGTCACAAATGAAACCACCAAGTAGTTCCGGATCATCTATAATTAATAGTAAGATTATTTCAATTCCAACTTCAGTTGCAAAAAAATTAGCAAAAAATAGCGTAGTATCAAGTTATCTCTTTTCTACCACAACAACTGCAAATGCTTCTAAAGGAGTTGAAGCTATCTCAACTTCAGCAAATAATAACACAAGTACATCCGATAGTAAAGGTCCACAGATGGAATCTGGTGATTTTACCATAACAGGAGTTTCAGATACTGAAAAAGTTAGTGAATTTAAATCATCCACTAATAAAATCAGTAAAGGAACTGGTATTACATCAGATACAGCCAATAATTATGCAATTATTTCATCTGATCTTGCTGATTCAAATAAATTAGAAGTTGGTGGAAAATTCAGCATTACAAAAACAGTAAATAATAAAACTGTTACCCAAGAATTGACAATTATTGGTATTTATAAGTCATCAAGTAGCGTAAATTCTGCTCAACTTCAAAATAGTAGCAGTAATCCACAGAATAATATCTATACAAATATTGCGACTGTAAATAGCCTTAAAGGAAGTACAGATACTATTGATAGTGCCACATATACAGTTTCAAATCCAGATAAACTAAATAGTTTGTTGAAAAACATGAAGAAAGAAATCAATTCTAAGAAGTACTCTTTAGTTTCTAGTGAAGAAATGTATAAACAAATGCTACAGCCACTAAACAATATATCCTCAATTGCCCAAAATATTATCTTGTTGGTTTCAATTGCAGGAGCCATTATTTTGACTTTAATTGTTATGTTAAGTATTCGTGAACGTCGATATGAAATTGGTGTACTAATGAGTTTGGGTGAGAATCGATTTAAAATTATTGCACAATTTTTCACTGAATTACTAATTGTAACATTAGTATCACTTAGTTTAGCAAGCCTAGCAGGTAACTATGTTGGAAATGTCTTAGGAAATCAATTAATTTCAAAGAATACAACTCAACAAACGCAACCAATAGGTTCAAATAGTAGGCAAGGGAATGTACCCCCTGGGCAAGGAACACCTCCTGGTCATGGAACACCTCCTGGTCATGGAATTAATAGTGGCAGTATGGGTTCTACAGCAAATCCTAAAGGTGTAACAAAAGATTTAGATATTACAATGGGGGCACAAGATGTTGTCAAGCTTGGTGGAATGTCATTGATTATTTCATTTATTTCTACTTGCCTTGCTAGTATCGGGATATTAAAACAGAAACCCAAAGATATTTTAACATCGAATTAG
- a CDS encoding helix-turn-helix domain-containing protein, with protein MKLIFSQQLVKLRKEKHFSQDELAEKLFISRQAISKWERGEVTPDLAKIEQIGEVFGVTTEFLLFGKNFEDTWGVESFKYEEFQNIADEKKEERFDKLLDLFRSYWWLLFPFSGLLFALIEEIGKLLN; from the coding sequence ATGAAGCTAATTTTCTCACAACAACTCGTAAAACTAAGAAAAGAAAAGCATTTTTCTCAAGATGAACTTGCGGAGAAACTTTTTATAAGTAGACAAGCAATATCTAAGTGGGAAAGAGGAGAAGTAACACCTGATTTAGCTAAGATTGAACAAATTGGTGAAGTTTTTGGTGTAACAACAGAATTTCTACTCTTTGGGAAAAATTTTGAAGATACTTGGGGTGTTGAAAGTTTCAAGTATGAAGAGTTTCAAAATATTGCGGATGAGAAAAAGGAAGAACGGTTTGATAAACTTTTAGACTTATTTCGTTCATATTGGTGGTTATTATTTCCTTTTAGCGGTTTATTATTTGCACTTATAGAAGAAATCGGAAAGCTCTTAAATTAA
- a CDS encoding ASCH domain-containing protein translates to MENSKVEDYWQKFKSEKNINNNHYDAWQFGFDADLLGGLVVEGKKTATASAHVFYGIEQEDLPKVDDYNIILDSQDNPLCITKTTKVNVIPFNQVSSEHAYKEGEGDRSLDYWREVHKTFFTNELKKINQDFQEDMEVVCEEFEVVYK, encoded by the coding sequence GTGGAAAATAGTAAAGTTGAAGATTACTGGCAAAAGTTTAAGTCTGAAAAAAACATAAATAATAATCACTATGATGCTTGGCAATTTGGTTTTGATGCAGATTTGTTAGGTGGATTAGTGGTTGAGGGAAAGAAAACGGCAACAGCAAGTGCACATGTTTTTTATGGCATTGAACAAGAGGATTTACCAAAAGTTGACGATTATAATATAATATTAGACTCACAAGATAATCCACTTTGTATCACAAAAACGACTAAAGTAAATGTTATTCCATTTAACCAAGTTAGTAGTGAACATGCATATAAAGAAGGTGAAGGGGATAGATCACTAGATTATTGGAGAGAGGTACATAAAACATTCTTTACTAATGAGCTGAAAAAAATTAATCAAGACTTTCAAGAAGATATGGAAGTAGTCTGTGAAGAATTTGAAGTAGTTTATAAATAA
- a CDS encoding class I SAM-dependent methyltransferase yields the protein MKAYIDHNQERWDRVSSRQGNPYTIPYSHEELQALKDKPIEVALTVGKLVPLGWFEKAKGKRLLGLACGGGQQGPMFAMHGYDTTIMDFSESQLSKDVEVAKRENLHIKTVQADMTKPFPFEDNSFDIIFCPVSNVYIENLDNMYSEAYRVLRKGGLLMIGYMNPWIYMYDGDEVWDQPEKELLLKYSLPFNSRLLEEEGQLTIDPEFGYEFSHTLEEQIQGQLKNGFAMIDFYESKDSRNRLTQFGSDYIANLSIKL from the coding sequence ATGAAAGCTTATATTGATCATAATCAAGAAAGATGGGATAGGGTTTCTAGTAGACAAGGTAACCCATATACAATTCCATACAGTCACGAAGAATTACAAGCATTAAAAGATAAACCAATTGAAGTAGCTCTTACAGTTGGGAAACTAGTGCCGTTAGGCTGGTTTGAAAAAGCCAAAGGTAAACGTTTATTAGGATTGGCTTGTGGTGGTGGACAGCAAGGACCTATGTTTGCTATGCATGGTTACGATACTACCATTATGGATTTTTCGGAATCTCAGCTCTCTAAAGACGTAGAAGTAGCAAAACGAGAAAATTTACATATTAAAACTGTACAGGCTGATATGACCAAACCATTCCCTTTTGAAGATAATAGTTTTGATATTATTTTCTGCCCAGTTTCAAATGTCTATATCGAAAATTTAGATAATATGTATTCAGAAGCCTACCGTGTTTTAAGAAAAGGTGGTTTATTAATGATTGGATATATGAATCCATGGATTTATATGTATGACGGAGATGAGGTTTGGGATCAACCTGAGAAGGAATTATTATTAAAATATAGCCTTCCTTTCAACTCAAGACTTTTAGAAGAAGAAGGTCAACTAACAATTGACCCAGAATTTGGATATGAATTTAGTCATACTTTAGAAGAACAAATTCAAGGTCAGCTGAAAAATGGCTTTGCTATGATTGACTTTTATGAATCAAAAGATAGTAGAAATCGCTTAACTCAGTTTGGCTCAGATTATATAGCTAATCTATCGATTAAGCTATAG
- a CDS encoding AraC family transcriptional regulator gives MMHQFNKTIDYLESTLTSEVDFKKFQNISGYSYPLFSRIFSILSEITLAEYLRNRKLTLAVDDLLNTDQKVIDIALKYNYDSADAFSFAFKKFHENSPSEVRKGKNYKLFSKMKLALKVIGGSQMNIKIETKPSFKVAGILKENIESNQCPSTWDELYSKYSFDQLESFGNGQSLGVCYENEGNDKINYMAGYNVLYDAKARNLGLDILEVKETEYAVVPVKGSVPDSIHQAWKYLLEEFFPENGYKHSGLPDFEVYTENDIHDPNYEMELWVPISKQ, from the coding sequence ATGATGCATCAATTTAACAAAACAATTGACTATTTAGAAAGTACACTTACATCGGAAGTTGATTTTAAAAAATTTCAAAACATATCAGGTTATTCATATCCTCTATTTAGTAGAATTTTTTCAATTCTCTCAGAGATTACATTGGCAGAATACTTGAGAAATAGAAAACTTACACTAGCTGTAGATGATTTGTTGAATACTGATCAAAAAGTAATTGACATTGCTTTGAAATATAATTATGATTCAGCTGATGCTTTTAGTTTTGCTTTTAAAAAGTTTCATGAGAATTCACCCTCAGAAGTTCGAAAAGGGAAAAACTATAAGTTATTTTCTAAAATGAAATTAGCTTTAAAAGTAATAGGAGGAAGTCAAATGAATATTAAAATAGAAACAAAACCATCCTTCAAAGTAGCTGGCATATTAAAAGAAAACATTGAATCTAATCAATGTCCAAGTACATGGGATGAATTATATAGTAAATATAGTTTTGATCAATTAGAAAGTTTTGGAAATGGTCAGTCATTAGGTGTTTGTTATGAGAATGAGGGAAATGATAAGATTAATTATATGGCAGGATATAACGTCTTGTATGACGCTAAAGCTAGAAATTTAGGACTTGATATCTTAGAAGTTAAAGAAACTGAGTATGCAGTAGTTCCAGTTAAAGGATCAGTCCCTGATTCCATTCATCAGGCATGGAAATATCTGCTTGAAGAATTTTTCCCAGAAAATGGCTACAAACATTCAGGGTTACCAGATTTTGAAGTATATACCGAAAATGATATTCATGATCCCAATTATGAAATGGAGCTTTGGGTACCAATTAGTAAACAATAA
- a CDS encoding S41 family peptidase produces the protein MKKIDIFKEIIRIMTNDSSTKKDIKGKNPDLFLNEINEEMSDDEFYYLVRSYLASFGIIGHVAISKKELDLSFLRLKYYNGLLYVIDSDAETNLLKGDQITYIDGLSIYDFYLKHKLFFVQTNEERRYMDWSYFVKKSKQITICRNFKEVLVIYQPVSNEKKRILFESKWIENDIFYMRMDNFFEEDKISQLYKECEQALSSAKYLIIDVRHNQGGSDSLYFPLFKYALPEGKGFNDLNIVDDFDMEILYTPFNTEQRLISFTEQLNDPATSQETKDLINNFKEELITNEEKGYVRYPSDISSFLPELKGISVSPKQIFLLSDVYCGSSGENFVEMMKWMPKVTVVGRATMGILDYSNCSSVEFADYILTYPTSRSLSIDVGKGMTNKGVIPDIEIPWTQKHLTEDIDLKYIIDLIKDKKGK, from the coding sequence ATGAAAAAAATAGATATTTTTAAGGAAATCATAAGAATTATGACAAATGATTCTTCTACTAAAAAGGACATAAAAGGAAAAAATCCAGATTTATTTCTAAATGAGATAAATGAAGAAATGTCCGATGATGAATTCTACTACTTAGTTCGATCATATTTAGCTAGTTTTGGAATAATTGGACATGTCGCTATTTCAAAAAAGGAACTTGATTTATCTTTTTTAAGATTAAAATATTATAATGGTTTACTATATGTTATTGATTCAGATGCTGAAACAAATTTGCTTAAAGGTGATCAAATAACATATATTGATGGTCTATCAATATATGACTTTTATTTAAAACATAAATTATTTTTTGTTCAAACGAATGAGGAAAGACGGTACATGGATTGGTCCTATTTTGTTAAAAAATCAAAACAAATTACCATATGTCGCAACTTCAAAGAAGTATTAGTCATATACCAACCAGTTAGTAATGAGAAGAAACGAATATTGTTTGAAAGTAAATGGATTGAGAATGATATCTTTTATATGAGAATGGATAATTTTTTTGAAGAAGATAAGATCTCTCAATTATATAAAGAATGCGAACAAGCTTTATCTTCAGCAAAATATTTGATCATAGATGTTCGTCACAATCAAGGAGGAAGTGATTCACTCTATTTTCCATTGTTTAAATATGCTTTACCAGAGGGTAAAGGATTTAATGATCTTAATATTGTAGATGACTTTGATATGGAAATCCTTTATACACCTTTTAATACAGAACAAAGATTAATATCGTTCACTGAACAATTAAATGATCCTGCAACTAGTCAAGAAACCAAGGATCTCATTAATAATTTTAAGGAAGAATTGATAACTAATGAAGAAAAGGGATATGTTAGATATCCAAGTGATATTTCCTCGTTTTTACCAGAATTAAAAGGAATTTCAGTCAGCCCTAAACAAATATTTCTTCTTTCTGATGTTTATTGTGGTTCTTCAGGTGAAAATTTTGTAGAAATGATGAAATGGATGCCTAAAGTGACGGTTGTGGGAAGAGCAACAATGGGCATTCTAGACTACTCTAATTGTTCTAGTGTTGAATTTGCAGACTATATATTAACTTATCCAACATCTAGAAGCCTTTCTATCGATGTAGGAAAAGGAATGACTAATAAAGGGGTGATACCAGATATTGAAATACCTTGGACCCAAAAACATTTAACTGAGGATATTGATCTAAAATATATAATAGACTTGATAAAAGACAAAAAAGGTAAATAG
- a CDS encoding helix-turn-helix domain-containing protein, whose amino-acid sequence MSKFSTRLKELRKEKKITQQDLGNAIGVSRVTITKWEKEYIEPNISQITDLAIFFDVSIDYLTGKTDLDYSKLNAESVLKMPQEEREKFIRQIIDHILLTIQVSKQKGVSETEIERILVKNGIEKEIIETLLNQL is encoded by the coding sequence ATGTCAAAATTTTCTACGAGATTAAAAGAACTTCGTAAAGAAAAGAAGATTACTCAACAAGATCTTGGGAATGCAATTGGAGTCAGTCGAGTTACAATTACAAAATGGGAGAAAGAATATATTGAACCAAATATCTCACAAATTACTGATTTAGCCATCTTTTTTGATGTAAGTATCGACTACTTAACAGGGAAAACTGATTTAGATTACAGTAAATTAAACGCTGAATCTGTATTAAAAATGCCACAGGAAGAAAGAGAAAAGTTTATCCGACAAATTATTGATCATATTCTATTAACAATACAAGTATCTAAACAAAAAGGTGTATCAGAGACTGAGATTGAAAGAATATTAGTCAAAAACGGAATTGAAAAAGAAATAATAGAGACTTTACTTAATCAATTGTAG